A stretch of the Thiomicrorhabdus indica genome encodes the following:
- a CDS encoding metal ABC transporter ATP-binding protein, whose translation MSHTPLKVEQLSIRYHHKPVLTDVSFEIPAGKTVAIIGPNGAGKSSLLKGIMGLTPTIGGTTLFFGEPLEQKRLTTAYVPQREEIDWDFPIDVMDVVLMGRHGQLKFWQRPKASDKEIAEQALKNLKMWDFRDRQISQLSGGQQQRVFLARALAQQASLYLMDEPFAGVDVATEKAIIELFKELKAKGNTVVCVHHDLNTVHEYFDYVILINARLIAAGSSEEVLTKDNLNKTYGGRLSLLNDLTEQMYRSRLNQAHDD comes from the coding sequence ATGAGTCATACCCCACTAAAAGTCGAACAACTCTCAATCCGCTACCATCACAAACCGGTTTTAACGGATGTCAGTTTTGAAATACCGGCCGGTAAAACTGTGGCGATTATTGGTCCAAATGGTGCCGGTAAATCTTCACTTTTAAAAGGTATTATGGGCTTAACGCCAACGATTGGTGGCACAACACTATTTTTTGGAGAACCACTTGAACAGAAGCGCTTAACAACGGCCTATGTTCCGCAACGAGAAGAAATCGATTGGGATTTCCCGATTGATGTCATGGATGTCGTTTTGATGGGGCGTCATGGTCAGCTAAAATTCTGGCAAAGACCGAAAGCTAGTGATAAAGAAATCGCAGAACAAGCATTAAAAAACCTAAAAATGTGGGACTTTCGTGATCGACAAATTTCACAACTTTCCGGTGGTCAGCAACAACGGGTCTTTTTAGCACGAGCATTGGCACAACAAGCAAGCTTATACTTAATGGATGAACCATTTGCGGGTGTCGATGTCGCCACGGAAAAAGCCATTATTGAACTCTTTAAAGAGCTTAAAGCTAAGGGCAACACAGTCGTTTGTGTCCACCACGACCTTAACACCGTTCATGAATATTTTGATTACGTCATTTTAATCAATGCTCGGCTGATCGCTGCCGGATCAAGTGAAGAAGTTCTAACAAAAGATAACCTCAATAAAACCTATGGTGGTCGACTGTCTTTGTTGAATGATCTCACTGAACAAATGTATCGCAGCCGCTTAAACCAAGCGCATGATGATTAA
- a CDS encoding (2Fe-2S)-binding protein, with the protein MNLHLCQKAYVHMLMDENPLICSCHNITLNQILEVFPESKDKDFELTEMISKIKQQTGASTGCGSCLSKVEGITQCYALKPEIFTGR; encoded by the coding sequence ATGAATTTACACCTATGTCAAAAAGCCTATGTGCACATGCTGATGGATGAAAATCCATTGATTTGCAGTTGCCACAATATCACGCTGAATCAAATCTTAGAGGTGTTTCCTGAGTCGAAAGATAAAGATTTCGAGTTGACTGAAATGATTTCGAAAATCAAGCAACAAACGGGTGCATCAACCGGCTGTGGAAGTTGTTTGTCCAAAGTCGAAGGTATTACCCAGTGTTATGCGTTAAAACCTGAAATTTTCACCGGCCGGTAA
- a CDS encoding metal-dependent transcriptional regulator, producing MSKKKNTVQQTPSRAWEDYLKIIYKLEKPELSDKGVQTKDVAERLSVSQASVTNMLKKLAEENYIEYAPYYGVSLTDSGRQIAMKMIRNHRILETYLVERLGYLWDEVDEEAETLEHYLSDKLVQRMWEDLGEPSHDPHGSPIPDIDGSIETANLQPLSEIELNRPVTLERIKNRSPEELRYLTSIHLHIGSKIVIKNQAPLNGPLLIEVDEKHLNAIDYRLAMALKVSLQ from the coding sequence ATGAGTAAGAAAAAAAACACTGTGCAACAAACCCCTTCACGAGCTTGGGAAGATTATCTAAAAATCATCTATAAACTTGAAAAGCCCGAGTTAAGTGACAAAGGCGTGCAAACCAAAGATGTTGCCGAACGTTTATCTGTTTCGCAAGCATCTGTGACCAACATGCTCAAAAAGCTAGCAGAAGAAAACTACATTGAATATGCTCCCTACTACGGTGTGAGTCTGACCGACTCAGGGCGGCAAATTGCGATGAAAATGATTCGTAACCACAGAATTCTAGAAACCTACCTGGTCGAACGCCTAGGCTATTTATGGGATGAAGTTGATGAAGAGGCAGAAACCTTAGAACACTATTTGTCCGACAAACTGGTACAACGCATGTGGGAAGACTTAGGTGAACCAAGCCATGATCCACACGGCTCACCCATTCCTGACATTGACGGTTCAATCGAAACCGCCAACTTACAGCCACTCTCAGAAATTGAACTTAACCGGCCGGTAACTTTAGAACGTATTAAAAACCGTAGCCCAGAAGAATTGCGTTACTTAACGTCAATTCACCTGCATATTGGTTCCAAAATCGTCATTAAAAACCAAGCGCCACTCAATGGTCCACTATTGATTGAAGTCGATGAAAAACACCTGAATGCCATTGACTATCGTTTGGCAATGGCGCTTAAAGTCTCTTTGCAATAA
- a CDS encoding metal ABC transporter solute-binding protein, Zn/Mn family, whose amino-acid sequence MNLFRSLLIGLSCTVLLSTPAKAQLNITTTTGMIADLVENIGQEHVTVQSLMGVGVDPHLYKATQGDMRKLSRADIIFYNGLHLEGKMQDIFDKMSRKKTVVAVTESLPKSNLIKYDSLHDPHVWFDITLWQSAADKVTEILVKKDAQNAIFYQKNLEKYQQKLHELNQWVSSEINSIPKANRVLITAHDAFGYFGKAYGLEVMGLQGISTAGEFGLQDIKQLKDIIVQRDIKAVFVESSVSPKFIESLVKGIQAEGKNLVIGGELYSDAMGAKGSGADNYIGMVEHNVKTIRDGLLGKRH is encoded by the coding sequence ATGAACTTATTTCGCTCACTTCTCATAGGGTTAAGTTGCACAGTGTTACTAAGCACTCCTGCGAAAGCACAACTCAACATAACGACAACAACAGGCATGATTGCCGACTTAGTTGAAAATATTGGTCAAGAACATGTCACCGTTCAATCATTGATGGGCGTCGGTGTTGATCCGCACTTATACAAAGCCACCCAAGGCGATATGCGCAAATTGAGCCGCGCAGATATTATCTTTTATAACGGTTTACACCTAGAGGGCAAAATGCAGGACATCTTTGACAAAATGTCTCGTAAAAAGACCGTGGTTGCTGTGACAGAATCTCTACCGAAATCCAACTTGATCAAATATGATTCACTGCATGACCCTCACGTTTGGTTTGATATTACACTTTGGCAAAGTGCGGCAGATAAAGTCACCGAAATTCTTGTCAAAAAAGATGCTCAAAATGCCATCTTCTATCAAAAAAACCTTGAAAAATATCAGCAAAAACTTCACGAACTTAATCAATGGGTCTCATCTGAAATCAACTCAATACCAAAAGCCAATCGCGTTTTAATTACAGCGCACGATGCCTTTGGCTATTTTGGCAAAGCTTACGGTCTAGAAGTCATGGGTCTTCAAGGAATTTCAACCGCCGGTGAATTTGGTTTGCAAGATATCAAACAACTCAAGGACATTATTGTGCAAAGAGACATTAAAGCGGTTTTTGTGGAATCCAGTGTTTCACCAAAATTCATTGAGTCTTTGGTAAAAGGTATCCAAGCTGAAGGCAAAAACCTTGTTATTGGCGGTGAGCTCTATTCTGATGCAATGGGGGCAAAAGGTTCCGGTGCTGACAACTATATTGGAATGGTCGAACACAATGTAAAAACCATTCGTGATGGACTTTTAGGAAAAAGACACTAA
- a CDS encoding transporter translates to MKYKLRLFSLGMLFFVSAAQADLRPLAADRPDATESPQTVDKGHWQIETTILGFAQDKQSGVTFRSFEAFNTNLKYGLTDSVDIHFVMTPYVKEEVEQNGVMTSQSSYSDLEVRSKINLWGNDGGDSAMALLPYLKLPAGKLSNDKVKGGLIITFGTDLAGFGVGIQAQLDSVYNKTKDEMDFSGSYTAVLGYDLAEKVGGYMEYVGEFDVEGDYFPYASFGATYQMNANQQWDIGSKAALNDEGQDFEVFFGLTQRY, encoded by the coding sequence ATGAAATATAAGCTTAGGCTTTTTAGTTTGGGGATGTTGTTCTTTGTTTCAGCAGCTCAAGCGGATCTGCGTCCATTGGCGGCCGATCGCCCTGATGCAACGGAAAGTCCGCAGACGGTGGATAAAGGACATTGGCAAATCGAAACGACCATTTTGGGCTTTGCACAAGACAAGCAGAGTGGTGTGACTTTTCGTTCGTTTGAAGCATTTAATACCAATTTAAAGTATGGTTTGACGGATTCAGTCGATATTCATTTTGTGATGACGCCTTATGTCAAAGAAGAAGTCGAACAAAACGGTGTTATGACTTCGCAAAGTTCTTATAGTGATCTAGAGGTGCGTTCGAAAATTAACCTTTGGGGGAATGATGGTGGAGATAGTGCAATGGCGTTATTACCTTATCTAAAGTTACCGGCCGGTAAACTTTCTAATGACAAGGTCAAAGGCGGTTTGATTATAACCTTCGGCACAGACCTAGCTGGTTTTGGTGTGGGTATTCAAGCTCAGCTTGATTCTGTTTATAACAAGACGAAAGATGAAATGGATTTTTCAGGCAGTTACACGGCTGTTTTAGGGTATGACCTTGCAGAAAAGGTTGGTGGCTATATGGAGTATGTGGGGGAGTTCGATGTCGAAGGGGATTATTTTCCCTATGCAAGCTTTGGCGCCACGTATCAAATGAATGCAAACCAGCAATGGGATATTGGTTCAAAAGCGGCATTGAACGATGAAGGTCAAGATTTTGAGGTCTTCTTTGGACTGACTCAACGTTATTAA
- a CDS encoding iron chelate uptake ABC transporter family permease subunit — translation MNGFELLQPESQWQQILSQLALFWSFEDINATWVLFGSLLLGMSASVIGAFAFLRKRSLLGDALAHAALPGVMMAFLLSGSREAEIIFLGALFSSLVGFWIIDWLPKNTKIKPDAALAITLSFFFALGLMLLSFIQSSEMANKSGLDKLLFGQAAAMTAEDIHLLTIVTIAILITVFLFFEKFRLIAFNLNYAKTLGIHVKFYEMLLAVLIVLSVVVGLQLVGVVLMAAILLTPIAAARFWSHQLSTLLILASIFGATSAAMGTQISYIAPAMPTGPWIVVSLSILFFISFLFAPKNGLVKRSLDYRKLRQRVMRENVLRTLYKLLERTHFQRNDFTLAEIATMRSLDNVQLKKILKQLQKFSWISEQQCHFALTESGLRKAIKLTRRHRLWESYLSEHADLTSEQVHQQAERMEHILNQEQEAEIASELMQHLSDPHGQPIPEIPSIEGIAKSASQQGGNK, via the coding sequence ATGAATGGATTTGAACTCTTACAACCTGAAAGCCAATGGCAACAAATCCTGTCGCAATTGGCACTTTTCTGGTCATTTGAAGACATTAATGCAACATGGGTTCTTTTTGGCAGTTTATTGCTGGGTATGAGTGCTTCGGTGATTGGTGCCTTCGCTTTTTTACGCAAACGCTCATTACTCGGTGACGCTTTGGCTCACGCAGCTTTGCCGGGAGTCATGATGGCATTTTTACTCAGCGGCTCTAGAGAAGCTGAGATTATTTTCCTAGGCGCTCTTTTTTCCAGTCTTGTAGGGTTTTGGATTATTGATTGGTTACCCAAAAACACCAAAATCAAACCCGATGCGGCATTAGCCATTACCCTCTCATTTTTCTTTGCACTCGGACTAATGTTGCTGTCATTTATACAAAGCTCGGAAATGGCAAATAAAAGTGGTTTGGATAAACTGCTCTTCGGTCAAGCCGCAGCGATGACAGCAGAAGATATTCACCTTCTTACCATCGTCACGATAGCCATCTTAATCACCGTTTTCCTGTTTTTTGAAAAGTTCCGTTTGATTGCTTTCAACTTAAATTACGCGAAAACCCTTGGAATTCACGTTAAATTTTACGAAATGCTTCTTGCCGTACTCATCGTGCTTTCAGTCGTCGTTGGTCTACAGCTGGTCGGTGTCGTACTCATGGCTGCCATTTTACTCACCCCTATCGCAGCGGCTCGCTTTTGGAGTCACCAACTGAGCACCCTTCTCATTCTCGCCTCAATTTTTGGTGCAACAAGTGCAGCTATGGGCACACAAATTTCATATATTGCGCCGGCTATGCCAACAGGTCCTTGGATAGTCGTTAGTCTCTCGATATTATTCTTTATCAGCTTTTTATTTGCCCCGAAAAACGGCTTAGTAAAACGTTCATTAGATTACCGAAAATTACGTCAACGCGTCATGCGAGAAAATGTCTTGCGTACGCTCTATAAACTTCTAGAACGTACTCACTTTCAACGCAATGATTTCACCTTGGCAGAAATAGCCACGATGCGCTCTCTAGATAACGTCCAACTAAAAAAAATACTCAAACAACTACAAAAATTCAGCTGGATCAGCGAACAACAATGCCATTTCGCACTGACTGAATCTGGTTTGAGAAAAGCAATCAAACTGACACGACGACATCGTTTATGGGAAAGCTATCTTAGCGAACATGCCGACTTAACTTCGGAACAAGTTCACCAACAAGCCGAACGGATGGAACATATATTGAACCAAGAGCAAGAAGCAGAAATTGCCTCTGAACTCATGCAGCACTTATCGGATCCACATGGCCAACCAATTCCTGAGATACCAAGTATTGAAGGCATTGCCAAAAGCGCCTCTCAACAAGGTGGTAATAAATAA
- a CDS encoding metal ABC transporter permease, with amino-acid sequence MESLETYSLDLWILATASLVAASCALVGVFLILRRQALMGDAISHSVLLGIVLAYLISGTNSLWVMLLGAVIIGLVTAWLSETLHKVSRLQSDASIGIVFTLFFSIGVILVSLYTGQVDLDQECVLYGEIAFVPFDTIIWGDMETGTELGPRAFWLILFVFTIVVSSIILGFERFKTVTFHPSLAISLGISVTFWHYFLMTLVSMTTVASFDAVGAILVVALLIIPAATAYLLAKSLKGMLWVALAYSQASVWLGYAIAAWLNSSISASIAVSAGLLMITTLMILQIQKWQQKRYYAHRLNSGQTNS; translated from the coding sequence ATGGAATCGTTAGAAACTTATAGTCTAGATTTATGGATTCTCGCAACAGCATCGCTGGTCGCAGCAAGTTGTGCTTTGGTGGGGGTATTTTTGATTTTACGTCGCCAAGCATTAATGGGTGATGCAATTTCACACTCCGTACTACTTGGGATTGTCCTTGCTTATCTTATTTCAGGCACCAATTCACTTTGGGTCATGCTTCTAGGCGCAGTCATCATTGGTTTGGTCACCGCTTGGTTATCTGAGACACTTCATAAAGTAAGCCGCCTGCAAAGTGATGCCAGTATTGGAATTGTCTTTACGCTGTTTTTCTCAATCGGCGTCATTCTCGTTTCACTTTATACCGGGCAAGTTGACCTTGACCAAGAGTGCGTGCTCTATGGAGAAATTGCTTTTGTGCCTTTTGACACAATTATTTGGGGCGATATGGAAACCGGTACAGAGCTCGGGCCACGAGCTTTTTGGTTAATTTTGTTTGTCTTCACCATTGTGGTAAGCAGTATTATCTTAGGATTTGAACGCTTTAAAACGGTCACCTTCCATCCAAGCTTAGCCATATCACTCGGAATTAGCGTCACTTTCTGGCACTATTTTTTAATGACACTGGTTTCCATGACAACGGTGGCCTCCTTTGACGCAGTAGGAGCAATTTTGGTAGTCGCGTTACTCATAATTCCGGCAGCCACCGCATACTTACTCGCCAAATCACTTAAAGGGATGCTTTGGGTTGCTCTTGCCTATTCACAGGCCTCGGTTTGGCTGGGCTACGCGATTGCTGCTTGGCTGAACAGCTCGATTTCAGCGTCAATTGCCGTCAGTGCAGGATTGTTAATGATTACCACCTTAATGATTTTACAAATTCAAAAATGGCAGCAAAAGCGTTACTATGCGCATCGACTAAATTCTGGGCAGACCAACTCATGA
- a CDS encoding efflux RND transporter permease subunit, which produces MGVIDAAFSRSRVVVLALVMMIVAGAMAYVSIAKESSPDVPIPMFYVSMIHDGISPEDAERLLLKPVEKELQSLDGLKEMKSVAAENYASILLEFSAGADIDQALLDVREKVDLAKNNLPPDTLEPTVNEINIALFPVISISLSGSIPERELVQISQGLKDELESLSGVLEVDIGGDREEMMEVIIEPRTLETYRLSFDDVVAFLNRNNQLVPAGAMDNGAGRMVFKVPGVIEDIEDVLELPIKTHQGTVVTFQDLAQVRRTYKDPEGFARVGGEPALVLEVTKRVGANIIATIDEVKQVVIQQQKNWPEVVSVHFMQDQSKSIKTMLGELENNVITAIFLVMLVVIAALGVKPALLVGLAIPGAFLTGILALQWMDYTLNIIVLFSLILSVGMLVDGAIVTIELAQRKMAEGMEPKAAYAFGAKRMAWPIIASTATTLSVFLPLIFWPGVVGEFMKFLPITVILTLLASLFMALVFIPVLGAAVSKGYRPVEMPQNSEVSNGIWTKRYIRLLTPLLAHPGKVLLVTSLLMVTAYISYAKFGKGVEFFPEVEPDFIQIQVQARGDLSVFEKDALIKKVEAEILDMPVYETLYAKTYNDASNLQDAPIDLVGTIQLELEDWQRRPPAEVVIQSIRERVEFIPGIQVQVRKQDNGPSTGKPIQVEIAGEEYDEISAGVNEVRQRMNKIGGFVDIEDSRPIPGIEWSLKVNREMAARYLVDITTLGNTVQMFTGGVKIATYQPNDSEEELDIRLRFPEEERNLEQLMNLKVPTVYGPVPLANFAEFRPQQKTSKLDRVNGQRVMIVQSDVESGLQVDQQLNLLKHSLQQTPLNAAVKVRFKGQDEDQREAGTFLTKAFVAAIVLMVLILVTQFNSFYQAGVILTAIVFSTAGVLLGLLVTQNPFGIVMVGIGIIALAGIVVNNNIVLIDTYNQLRDEGVEKIEAIQTTLAQRLRPVLLTTITTILGLMPMVLAMNIDILGQNISFGAPSSLWWVQLSSAIVGGLTFSTLLTLIVTPCLLAWKK; this is translated from the coding sequence ATGGGTGTGATTGATGCGGCTTTTAGCCGAAGTCGAGTAGTCGTGTTGGCTCTGGTGATGATGATTGTCGCCGGTGCCATGGCCTATGTTTCGATTGCCAAAGAATCTTCGCCCGATGTGCCGATTCCGATGTTTTATGTGTCAATGATACATGATGGAATTTCACCCGAAGATGCAGAACGGCTACTGCTAAAACCGGTGGAAAAAGAGCTGCAATCTTTGGATGGTCTCAAAGAGATGAAGTCCGTTGCCGCTGAAAATTATGCATCCATTCTACTGGAGTTTTCTGCTGGAGCCGATATTGATCAAGCATTGTTAGATGTTCGAGAAAAGGTGGATTTGGCGAAAAATAACTTGCCGCCAGATACTCTGGAACCCACGGTGAATGAAATTAATATTGCACTTTTTCCAGTTATCTCTATATCTTTGTCTGGGTCAATACCAGAAAGAGAGCTTGTTCAGATTTCACAAGGGCTAAAAGATGAACTTGAATCGTTAAGTGGCGTGCTAGAGGTTGATATTGGCGGTGATCGAGAGGAGATGATGGAAGTGATTATCGAGCCTCGAACATTGGAAACATATCGTCTCTCCTTTGATGATGTGGTTGCTTTTCTAAATCGCAATAATCAATTGGTACCGGCCGGTGCCATGGATAACGGTGCAGGTCGTATGGTGTTTAAAGTCCCTGGGGTGATTGAAGACATTGAAGATGTATTGGAATTACCGATTAAAACCCATCAAGGCACGGTGGTTACTTTTCAAGACTTAGCGCAGGTACGTCGAACCTATAAAGATCCGGAGGGTTTCGCACGGGTTGGCGGTGAACCGGCGTTGGTTCTGGAGGTGACCAAACGTGTTGGTGCGAATATTATTGCGACCATTGATGAGGTCAAACAGGTGGTGATACAACAACAGAAAAATTGGCCAGAAGTGGTGAGTGTGCATTTTATGCAGGATCAGTCGAAAAGCATTAAAACCATGCTAGGAGAATTGGAAAATAATGTGATTACTGCCATATTTTTGGTGATGTTAGTGGTGATTGCCGCTCTGGGGGTTAAGCCTGCGCTATTGGTTGGCTTGGCGATTCCCGGGGCGTTTTTAACTGGTATTCTCGCGTTGCAATGGATGGACTATACGCTGAATATTATTGTGCTATTCAGCTTGATTCTGTCGGTCGGAATGTTGGTGGATGGCGCGATTGTCACGATTGAATTGGCGCAACGTAAAATGGCAGAAGGCATGGAGCCAAAAGCGGCTTACGCCTTTGGTGCGAAGCGAATGGCATGGCCAATTATTGCCTCAACGGCCACCACATTGAGTGTGTTTTTGCCGTTGATTTTTTGGCCTGGCGTGGTTGGTGAATTTATGAAGTTTTTGCCGATTACCGTGATTCTTACCCTGCTTGCATCACTATTTATGGCGTTGGTTTTTATTCCTGTATTAGGTGCTGCGGTCTCAAAAGGTTACCGGCCGGTAGAAATGCCACAAAACTCTGAGGTCAGCAATGGCATTTGGACGAAACGTTATATCCGTCTATTGACCCCTCTGTTAGCTCATCCTGGAAAGGTACTGTTGGTGACAAGTTTGTTAATGGTCACTGCCTATATTTCTTATGCCAAATTTGGCAAGGGAGTGGAGTTTTTTCCAGAAGTTGAACCGGATTTTATCCAGATTCAAGTGCAGGCCAGAGGCGATTTATCTGTTTTTGAAAAAGACGCTTTGATAAAAAAGGTCGAAGCTGAGATTCTCGATATGCCGGTCTATGAAACTCTCTATGCAAAAACCTATAATGACGCCAGTAATTTACAAGACGCGCCGATTGATTTAGTCGGTACGATTCAATTGGAGCTCGAAGATTGGCAACGGCGACCTCCCGCAGAGGTTGTTATTCAGTCGATTCGTGAGCGTGTTGAATTCATTCCTGGTATTCAGGTTCAAGTTCGCAAACAAGATAATGGACCTTCAACAGGCAAGCCTATTCAGGTTGAAATCGCTGGAGAAGAGTATGACGAAATTTCAGCAGGTGTGAATGAGGTTCGCCAACGTATGAATAAGATTGGTGGGTTTGTGGATATTGAAGATTCTCGGCCGATTCCTGGGATTGAATGGAGCCTTAAGGTTAATCGTGAGATGGCTGCACGCTATCTGGTGGATATAACGACTTTGGGCAATACGGTACAGATGTTCACTGGCGGTGTGAAAATCGCTACCTATCAGCCGAATGACTCTGAGGAAGAGCTTGATATCCGCCTGCGTTTTCCTGAAGAGGAACGCAATCTGGAACAATTGATGAATCTTAAGGTGCCCACTGTCTATGGGCCGGTACCGCTTGCAAATTTTGCGGAGTTTCGACCTCAGCAGAAGACCTCTAAACTTGATCGTGTGAATGGCCAAAGGGTGATGATAGTGCAATCAGATGTTGAGTCGGGATTGCAGGTGGATCAACAGTTAAATTTATTAAAACACTCTTTGCAACAAACGCCACTCAATGCCGCGGTCAAAGTTCGTTTTAAAGGTCAAGATGAAGATCAACGTGAGGCCGGAACTTTTTTGACCAAGGCTTTTGTGGCGGCAATTGTTTTAATGGTGCTTATACTGGTCACGCAGTTCAACAGCTTCTATCAGGCAGGTGTGATTCTGACAGCGATTGTGTTCTCAACAGCCGGTGTTCTACTGGGGCTTCTCGTGACACAAAACCCGTTTGGTATTGTGATGGTGGGGATTGGCATTATCGCTTTGGCAGGTATCGTGGTGAACAATAATATTGTGTTGATTGATACCTATAACCAGCTAAGAGACGAAGGCGTTGAAAAAATTGAGGCCATTCAGACGACATTGGCACAGCGTTTAAGACCCGTATTATTGACAACGATCACCACGATTCTAGGGTTAATGCCGATGGTGTTAGCAATGAATATCGATATTCTCGGACAGAACATCAGTTTTGGTGCGCCATCTTCGCTGTGGTGGGTGCAACTTTCCAGCGCAATCGTCGGTGGTTTAACCTTCTCTACATTACTCACCTTGATTGTAACGCCGTGTCTTTTAGCGTGGAAAAAATAG
- a CDS encoding efflux RND transporter periplasmic adaptor subunit, whose product MKHSFAISIGLLLLLIVWMLLGDSPKPEQENTLKGSNGLVSVEVRDSKAQWVTSSIKAYGDLLPLRETKVLAQTYGKVESLHTLEGDAVDQGQLLLTLSIEDREAKLKRAEAKTLEAKNRYQATRKLQNKGFSAQQQIDELFAAFEAAKAEEAILRQEVDQLRVYAPFKGVIAKQLVELGDYIFKGNPLFELIDTQSMIAEVAVAQSDFPFLKIGHAVQVSLATGEKLSGKIRFIAPKADENTKTFKVEILLENTAHLPSGISVTAIIPKARERAHLISSALLSLNEQGIVGVKIVNAQEKVAFYPVKLVHAEKNGIFVTGLPEQVHLIVTGQGFVLAGQKVHAVFTEETRNPNDVMQPLEVRD is encoded by the coding sequence ATGAAACACTCCTTTGCCATTTCAATTGGCCTTTTGCTTCTACTAATCGTCTGGATGTTATTAGGCGACTCTCCCAAACCTGAACAAGAAAATACTTTAAAGGGCTCGAATGGACTGGTTTCTGTTGAAGTTCGCGACTCTAAAGCGCAATGGGTGACCAGTAGCATTAAAGCTTATGGCGATCTTTTGCCTTTGCGTGAAACCAAAGTGCTGGCTCAAACGTACGGTAAGGTTGAATCTTTACACACGCTCGAGGGTGATGCTGTCGATCAGGGACAATTATTGTTGACCTTGTCGATAGAAGATCGAGAGGCGAAACTTAAACGTGCCGAGGCGAAAACGCTGGAGGCGAAAAACCGTTATCAAGCGACTCGGAAACTTCAAAATAAAGGCTTTAGTGCTCAACAACAAATTGATGAACTGTTTGCAGCCTTTGAAGCGGCCAAAGCCGAAGAGGCCATTCTTCGTCAGGAAGTGGATCAGCTTCGAGTTTATGCGCCTTTTAAAGGGGTTATTGCAAAACAGTTGGTGGAATTGGGTGACTACATTTTTAAAGGTAACCCTTTATTTGAATTGATTGATACGCAATCTATGATTGCAGAGGTTGCGGTTGCCCAAAGCGATTTTCCTTTTTTGAAAATCGGTCATGCTGTTCAAGTTTCTTTGGCAACAGGGGAAAAACTTTCCGGAAAAATTCGTTTTATTGCACCGAAGGCGGATGAAAACACTAAAACTTTCAAGGTTGAGATTTTATTAGAAAATACAGCACATCTACCGAGTGGAATTTCAGTGACCGCAATCATACCTAAAGCTCGGGAACGAGCACATTTAATTTCTTCGGCACTGCTTAGCTTAAATGAGCAAGGGATTGTGGGGGTAAAAATCGTGAATGCACAAGAAAAAGTAGCCTTCTATCCAGTGAAACTTGTTCACGCAGAAAAAAACGGCATTTTTGTCACTGGGTTACCGGAACAAGTCCATTTGATTGTTACCGGGCAGGGGTTTGTTCTAGCTGGACAGAAAGTTCATGCGGTTTTTACCGAGGAAACAAGAAACCCCAATGATGTCATGCAACCGCTTGAAGTGAGAGATTAA